Proteins from a genomic interval of Opitutales bacterium:
- a CDS encoding PEP-CTERM sorting domain-containing protein (PEP-CTERM proteins occur, often in large numbers, in the proteomes of bacteria that also encode an exosortase, a predicted intramembrane cysteine proteinase. The presence of a PEP-CTERM domain at a protein's C-terminus predicts cleavage within the sorting domain, followed by covalent anchoring to some some component of the (usually Gram-negative) cell surface. Many PEP-CTERM proteins exhibit an unusual sequence composition that includes large numbers of potential glycosylation sites. Expression of one such protein has been shown restore the ability of a bacterium to form floc, a type of biofilm.), producing MKKSLSYYRIFTIALGLSAAQASAATVVQTTTDYLAFEAELAETFSNMSIIDAGTAVTAPVGVSGGSGVWAHGLTQGVADTPDAAAGVDTVTYTINFSQAGDYQLYGRSYIGSFDDIGESGKSGSNDSVWVPNELGTEGAYTGSYTRSNFYGDTGALEWANEASTTYSVLADVDYTFSFSNREDGKFLDRFAFVLVGSSIDTSQAGLDALTNSVTAIPEPSTWALISLSCVSLLIVKRKLSSKGAK from the coding sequence ATGAAAAAATCACTATCTTACTACAGAATATTTACAATAGCTCTAGGTTTGAGTGCCGCGCAAGCCAGCGCTGCTACGGTAGTCCAAACAACTACAGACTACTTAGCCTTCGAAGCTGAACTAGCCGAAACTTTTTCAAATATGTCCATCATTGACGCTGGAACCGCGGTAACCGCTCCCGTTGGTGTTAGCGGCGGCTCTGGAGTTTGGGCTCATGGACTGACTCAAGGAGTCGCAGATACACCGGACGCAGCGGCAGGTGTTGATACAGTTACCTACACAATAAACTTTTCCCAAGCAGGGGACTACCAGCTTTACGGCCGCTCTTACATTGGGTCCTTTGATGATATCGGAGAAAGCGGAAAATCTGGCAGTAACGATAGTGTATGGGTTCCCAACGAACTCGGCACAGAGGGCGCATATACTGGATCCTACACACGGTCGAATTTTTATGGAGACACAGGGGCACTCGAATGGGCAAATGAGGCATCCACCACTTACAGTGTCTTGGCAGATGTTGATTACACCTTCTCTTTCTCAAACCGCGAAGACGGGAAATTCCTCGACAGATTTGCCTTTGTCCTTGTCGGCTCTTCGATCGACACTTCCCAAGCAGGTCTCGACGCTCTCACTAATTCAGTGACGGCAATCCCTGAACCGTCAACCTGGGCCCTTATTTCCCTTAGCTGTGTAAGCCTTCTTATTGTGAAAAGAAAGCTCTCTTCTAAGGGCGCTAAGTAA
- a CDS encoding LacI family DNA-binding transcriptional regulator translates to MAEIAERAGVAKVTVSLALRNSRKVATDTRKRIRALAKEMGYRKNPGHSVIANRRWRGNRRAESLLVAILFESREAEGYQCKIRAEEIRAIKARGTTFGYEFDIFYFSDYPSAKRLEEVMFHRGVCGIIVGLFKKDARIKEMTFQHFPGVSLSAGYFIPSIPVVRNHISQSVSISFEACLQKGYERPGFLIPHLSLSELHRASMGMALLSLRSEGLPSGLLYEKQLEPDMVRNWYQEWRPDVVIGLNSGLKDFLTSISLRIPHDLGYVTMKKHKNDTLFAGVKATIEEVGEATLNQLDLLIRQNHFGLMANPPQLLVTPTWSDGESLPEKHSERNDVS, encoded by the coding sequence ATGGCAGAGATAGCGGAGCGTGCTGGTGTAGCTAAGGTAACCGTTTCTTTAGCCCTGCGGAATAGTCGTAAGGTGGCAACGGATACAAGGAAGCGTATCCGAGCTTTAGCTAAGGAGATGGGATATCGAAAAAATCCCGGGCATAGTGTGATCGCGAACAGGAGGTGGCGAGGTAATCGCAGGGCTGAAAGTCTATTGGTGGCGATATTATTCGAAAGTCGCGAAGCAGAGGGATACCAATGTAAAATAAGGGCCGAAGAGATCCGAGCGATTAAAGCTAGGGGGACAACCTTTGGGTATGAATTTGATATCTTTTATTTCTCAGACTATCCCAGTGCAAAGAGATTGGAAGAGGTGATGTTCCATCGAGGCGTCTGTGGGATTATCGTCGGTCTTTTTAAAAAAGATGCGAGGATCAAGGAAATGACATTTCAACATTTCCCAGGGGTGAGTCTATCGGCTGGATATTTTATTCCTTCAATTCCTGTGGTCCGTAACCATATCAGCCAAAGTGTCAGTATTTCTTTCGAGGCCTGCTTACAAAAAGGCTATGAGAGACCGGGGTTTTTAATTCCTCATTTATCCTTAAGTGAATTACATCGAGCCTCAATGGGCATGGCATTATTGAGCCTTCGGTCTGAAGGCTTACCAAGTGGCTTACTTTATGAAAAACAACTCGAACCTGACATGGTTCGAAACTGGTATCAGGAATGGAGACCGGATGTAGTGATCGGCTTGAACAGCGGATTGAAAGATTTTTTGACAAGTATCTCCCTACGTATTCCCCATGATTTGGGATATGTTACGATGAAAAAGCATAAAAATGATACTCTATTTGCGGGAGTGAAAGCTACGATAGAGGAGGTGGGAGAGGCTACGTTGAACCAACTCGATTTGCTTATTCGACAGAATCACTTTGGCCTGATGGCCAATCCTCCGCAGCTCTTGGTTACTCCTACGTGGAGTGATGGTGAGTCCCTACCAGAGAAGCATTCGGAAAGGAATGACGTGAGTTAG
- the xth gene encoding exodeoxyribonuclease III — protein sequence MKIISWNVNGIRAAMKKDAEAALLGLEVDVICLQETKVNEGTRPDVLKETHPFQFWNYAEKKGYSGTAILSQTEPIGVIFGLGIEVHDTEGRVVIAEYADFYIVSVYTPNSQNALARLDYRIDGWDVAFREKMRELDAKKPVIFCGDLNVAHEEIDLRNPKTNQKNAGFTPQERLSLSQTLDAGFVDTFRAQHPGEPDHYSWWSYRAGARARNVGWRIDYVCCSVRLFPRVETSFIHPEIIGSDHCPVGITLK from the coding sequence ATGAAGATCATTTCTTGGAACGTGAACGGCATTCGAGCCGCTATGAAAAAAGATGCAGAAGCGGCCTTGTTGGGACTCGAAGTCGATGTGATTTGCTTGCAAGAGACTAAAGTCAACGAAGGCACACGTCCCGATGTGTTGAAAGAGACGCACCCCTTTCAATTCTGGAATTACGCTGAAAAAAAGGGATACAGCGGCACAGCTATTCTTTCGCAAACTGAGCCGATCGGGGTAATATTCGGTTTGGGTATCGAAGTACATGATACTGAAGGGCGTGTGGTCATCGCAGAGTATGCCGATTTTTACATCGTATCGGTATACACACCCAATTCTCAAAATGCATTGGCACGGTTAGACTATCGTATCGATGGATGGGATGTGGCTTTCCGCGAAAAAATGCGGGAGCTCGATGCCAAAAAACCCGTGATTTTCTGTGGGGACCTCAATGTAGCTCATGAAGAGATCGATCTGAGGAATCCCAAAACCAACCAAAAGAACGCCGGCTTCACCCCCCAGGAGCGACTGAGCTTGAGCCAGACGCTAGACGCCGGCTTCGTCGATACCTTTCGCGCCCAACATCCAGGCGAGCCAGACCACTACAGTTGGTGGAGCTACCGGGCGGGTGCACGGGCCAGAAACGTGGGATGGCGCATCGATTACGTCTGCTGTAGCGTGCGTCTATTTCCGCGCGTGGAGACTTCATTTATACATCCAGAGATTATAGGCTCAGACCATTGCCCCGTCGGAATCACTCTCAAGTAA
- a CDS encoding NAD(P)H-dependent oxidoreductase has translation MHGKKWLSVITTGGPEWSYKLGGYNNFTMSELLRPLQQTAYLCGMDWLSPFIVHAVLDGDYGAIKATDDVAMQGKVEELKAYIDSIDFDSSHSLAPVATPHYLKKIS, from the coding sequence TTGCACGGTAAAAAGTGGCTTTCAGTCATCACTACTGGGGGCCCTGAATGGTCCTACAAATTAGGAGGTTATAATAACTTCACAATGTCTGAGCTACTCCGTCCACTTCAACAGACCGCCTACTTATGCGGTATGGATTGGCTCTCGCCTTTTATCGTTCATGCCGTCCTCGATGGAGACTACGGCGCAATCAAGGCAACGGATGACGTCGCCATGCAAGGAAAGGTTGAGGAGCTTAAAGCTTATATCGACTCAATAGATTTTGATAGCAGTCATAGTCTCGCTCCCGTTGCCACGCCGCATTATCTAAAGAAAATCAGCTAG
- a CDS encoding metal-dependent transcriptional regulator, producing the protein MPSTTVENYLKQIFLIARKSSDQVASMGAVAQAMEVVPGTATTMAKSLAESGLALYTPRVGITLTAEGQKIAIKMLRRHRLIEYFLVETLGMDWSEIHEEAEHLEHAISDRVLEYIDKFLGHPTTDPHGDVIPSAEGEFHFRKIEPLSEVGEGEAFVIAQLIDQDSKFLRFAESNQLVPSTNMRLIQRDEMAACLILQFAKSERKITLGIPAAQKILVER; encoded by the coding sequence ATGCCGTCCACGACTGTCGAAAACTACCTAAAGCAGATCTTTCTCATTGCGCGAAAGAGCTCTGATCAGGTAGCCAGCATGGGCGCCGTTGCTCAGGCAATGGAAGTGGTGCCTGGCACAGCCACCACAATGGCAAAGAGTTTAGCCGAGTCGGGATTAGCTTTATATACTCCAAGGGTGGGCATCACCCTCACAGCCGAGGGACAAAAGATTGCTATAAAGATGCTGCGCAGACACCGGCTAATTGAATATTTCTTAGTCGAAACCTTAGGAATGGACTGGTCCGAGATCCATGAGGAAGCCGAGCACTTAGAACACGCCATTTCCGATCGAGTGCTCGAATATATCGACAAATTCCTTGGGCACCCCACGACCGATCCACACGGCGATGTAATCCCATCTGCTGAAGGGGAATTCCATTTTCGGAAAATAGAACCATTATCTGAAGTAGGAGAAGGCGAAGCATTCGTCATCGCTCAACTCATAGATCAAGATTCGAAATTCCTCCGTTTTGCTGAAAGCAACCAATTGGTTCCCAGTACCAACATGCGACTGATCCAACGCGACGAGATGGCGGCTTGCTTGATCCTGCAATTCGCAAAATCAGAACGAAAGATTACCCTGGGAATTCCGGCGGCCCAAAAAATTCTCGTGGAGCGCTAA
- a CDS encoding NAD(P)-binding domain-containing protein → MSALSRYTHWLHGQWPSGIPEKGPEVAEDGSTRLKGVRVVGDLTGVPLLKFSADTGAKAIRSFLSENDFEKNSQKTDVDVAIIGAGVSGISAAIEAHQAGLNYVVLESQSAFSTIRNFPKAKPIYTYPTEMVPEGQMRFESNVKEALIEELEEQRVRFGIQTEQAQVDHIEEGSSALSVHFSDNRQPLTAQRIVVAIGRTGNFRKLNVPGEELDKVSNRLIDAQDYTGKRVIVVGGGDSALEAAISLAEAGADVSLSYRKADFQRPKPDNIERIQTLASERRLKLFMGSQLERIEEQRVFLKQGDQSVSLENDNVLALIGREPPLEFFRRSRIPIAGERTAKFWITAALSVLFFTLMYHWTKGLWNPGYLNPSGLAYTLTSLGGWLHSQTESPLHFLHHLKVALSQPGFYYSAAYSGLVTAFGIRRILTRKTPYITLQTTSLILIQVIPLFFIPWLLLPWSGAHGWWTSGGIGQWLGDSFWPNGEYWRAFGLVLAWPLFVYNWFTAEPIWGWLILGFIQTFVIIPFIVLKWGKGAYCGWICSCGALAETVGDRHRHKMPHGPFWNKFNMLGQAILAFALITLLFRILGWIFPGSLFNAGFKWLFESTPLLNYKYFVDLWLAGVLGVAFYFHFSGRIWCRFACPLAALMHIYAKFTKFRIFADKKKCISCNACTTVCHQGIDVMNFANKGEGMKDPECVRCSACVTVCPTGTLNFGSYDSSGKPKLERLWASPVQMREAAVEKTPIDAYMEAAAKRVK, encoded by the coding sequence TTGTCTGCCCTCTCTCGCTACACGCATTGGCTTCATGGCCAATGGCCCTCCGGAATACCTGAAAAGGGACCAGAGGTTGCAGAAGATGGCAGCACTCGATTAAAGGGTGTACGGGTCGTCGGTGATTTGACGGGCGTGCCCCTGTTAAAGTTTTCAGCGGATACCGGCGCTAAGGCGATCCGGTCTTTTCTCTCGGAAAACGATTTTGAGAAAAACAGCCAAAAGACGGATGTGGATGTGGCCATTATCGGGGCCGGAGTCTCAGGCATCTCGGCAGCGATCGAGGCTCACCAAGCCGGCTTGAACTATGTGGTTTTAGAGTCGCAGAGTGCTTTCTCGACCATTCGCAATTTCCCAAAAGCGAAGCCTATCTACACCTACCCCACCGAAATGGTGCCCGAGGGCCAGATGCGCTTCGAATCCAACGTCAAAGAGGCCCTCATCGAAGAGCTCGAAGAGCAACGAGTGCGTTTCGGCATCCAGACCGAACAAGCACAAGTCGATCATATTGAAGAGGGGTCAAGCGCCCTATCCGTTCATTTCAGCGACAACCGTCAGCCCCTGACAGCTCAACGCATTGTCGTCGCGATCGGACGCACGGGTAACTTCAGAAAACTCAATGTGCCCGGAGAGGAGCTCGACAAGGTAAGCAACCGCCTAATCGACGCCCAGGATTATACCGGAAAAAGGGTCATCGTCGTGGGTGGCGGCGACTCCGCACTAGAGGCTGCTATTTCCTTAGCCGAAGCAGGAGCAGACGTGTCACTGAGCTATCGTAAAGCAGATTTTCAGCGCCCGAAACCGGATAACATCGAGCGCATCCAGACTTTAGCGAGTGAACGACGCTTGAAGCTATTTATGGGATCGCAACTGGAGAGAATCGAAGAACAGCGCGTTTTTCTCAAGCAAGGCGATCAGAGCGTGTCACTGGAGAATGATAATGTCCTCGCCCTCATCGGTCGTGAACCGCCACTCGAGTTTTTCCGTCGATCCCGCATCCCCATAGCTGGAGAGCGCACGGCTAAGTTTTGGATCACAGCAGCGCTCTCTGTCCTTTTTTTCACGCTGATGTATCACTGGACCAAGGGGCTGTGGAATCCTGGATACCTGAATCCCAGTGGACTGGCCTATACCCTGACTTCTCTGGGGGGATGGCTGCACAGTCAAACGGAGAGCCCGCTGCATTTTCTCCATCACCTGAAAGTGGCCCTGAGTCAGCCTGGGTTCTATTATTCAGCAGCCTATTCTGGTCTCGTGACGGCATTTGGTATTCGGCGTATTTTAACGCGTAAAACACCCTATATCACCCTGCAGACCACGAGTCTTATATTGATACAGGTCATACCGTTATTCTTCATTCCATGGCTGCTCTTACCCTGGTCTGGAGCACATGGCTGGTGGACGAGTGGAGGGATTGGACAATGGTTGGGCGATAGCTTTTGGCCCAATGGTGAATACTGGCGCGCATTCGGCCTCGTCCTCGCATGGCCCCTTTTCGTCTATAACTGGTTCACTGCTGAACCCATCTGGGGCTGGCTCATCCTTGGGTTTATCCAAACCTTTGTTATCATCCCGTTCATTGTGTTGAAATGGGGTAAAGGTGCCTACTGTGGCTGGATCTGTAGCTGCGGCGCTTTAGCTGAAACAGTCGGCGATCGCCACCGCCATAAAATGCCTCACGGTCCGTTTTGGAATAAATTCAATATGCTCGGCCAAGCCATCTTGGCCTTTGCCCTCATCACATTGTTATTCCGAATACTCGGCTGGATCTTCCCGGGCAGCCTCTTTAACGCAGGATTCAAATGGCTATTCGAGTCCACCCCGCTGCTGAACTATAAGTATTTCGTGGATCTCTGGTTGGCCGGGGTTCTCGGAGTAGCGTTCTATTTCCATTTCTCCGGACGAATCTGGTGCCGCTTTGCTTGTCCGCTGGCAGCATTAATGCATATCTATGCAAAGTTCACTAAGTTTCGCATTTTTGCCGACAAAAAGAAATGCATCTCTTGCAATGCCTGCACCACGGTCTGCCATCAGGGGATCGATGTGATGAATTTCGCCAATAAAGGCGAAGGCATGAAGGACCCAGAGTGCGTCCGCTGTTCGGCCTGTGTCACCGTCTGTCCTACAGGAACACTCAACTTCGGCAGTTATGATTCTTCAGGTAAGCCAAAACTTGAAAGGCTTTGGGCCTCTCCCGTGCAGATGCGTGAGGCCGCAGTAGAAAAAACGCCTATAGACGCCTACATGGAAGCAGCAGCAAAGCGGGTAAAATGA
- a CDS encoding NAD(P)H-dependent oxidoreductase: protein MKTKKILWNLFHENFDVSRGNKALSTVATESSDTTFRNIYELYSDFKIDVDQEQQLLTEHDLIIFQHPFYWYSAPSLMKEWEDKVLTYRFAYPP, encoded by the coding sequence ATGAAGACCAAAAAGATACTCTGGAACCTGTTTCACGAAAATTTCGATGTCTCTCGTGGTAACAAAGCACTGTCAACAGTAGCGACGGAGTCGAGCGATACGACATTTAGAAATATATATGAGCTCTACTCCGATTTTAAAATCGATGTCGACCAGGAGCAGCAATTGCTGACCGAACACGATCTGATCATTTTCCAGCATCCCTTTTATTGGTATTCTGCTCCCTCCCTGATGAAAGAGTGGGAAGATAAAGTGCTCACCTACCGCTTTGCTTACCCCCCTTGA
- a CDS encoding DUF971 domain-containing protein produces the protein MEKPEIALIGDVLAVKFAEGTECFFEAPFLREHSPSAELRGESDLFGNVHGGTPGARFPDAKFVNFQWIGGYAIRIFFADGHASGIYSFAYLLELAARLASHGPEAPGE, from the coding sequence ATGGAGAAACCAGAAATAGCTCTGATTGGCGATGTGTTAGCCGTTAAGTTTGCGGAAGGCACGGAATGTTTTTTCGAGGCGCCTTTTCTGCGGGAACATTCACCGAGTGCCGAGCTACGTGGCGAGTCTGACTTATTTGGCAATGTGCATGGCGGCACCCCCGGCGCACGCTTTCCTGACGCTAAATTCGTAAATTTTCAGTGGATTGGAGGCTATGCTATCCGAATTTTTTTCGCGGATGGGCACGCATCGGGGATCTACTCGTTCGCTTACCTCTTAGAGCTGGCCGCGCGTCTCGCCTCGCACGGCCCCGAGGCTCCTGGGGAATAA
- a CDS encoding FmdB family transcriptional regulator yields MPIYQYQVINADGSPGITFEIEQRMSEDALTEHPITGKPVKRVYSAPNLTTRYTPGGLEKKLDSKNLARNGFTRYERDKLTGTYHKTAGSDKSAPDVFKGPKTGG; encoded by the coding sequence ATGCCCATTTACCAATATCAGGTCATCAACGCAGACGGCTCGCCCGGTATCACTTTTGAAATCGAACAACGCATGAGCGAAGACGCACTTACCGAACACCCCATCACCGGAAAGCCAGTCAAACGCGTCTACTCTGCCCCAAACCTCACGACGCGCTACACACCCGGCGGCCTGGAGAAAAAACTTGATTCAAAGAACCTAGCACGCAACGGCTTCACCCGTTACGAGCGAGATAAATTAACCGGAACCTACCACAAGACAGCCGGTTCGGACAAGTCGGCACCCGATGTCTTCAAAGGGCCGAAAACGGGTGGATAG
- a CDS encoding SMP-30/gluconolactonase/LRE family protein, which yields MRNRVFWFVSLVLLAFVTCLLVWPVPVRPVSYPVPVAPSYTGDHAVNQNLVDLEIIDLGAEEGPEHVAFGPEGKLYAAVASGKIVRMNADGSMQEIFAETDGRVLGFAFDAAGDLIAADAMKGLIAIAPNGKLRALVDNVAGDPIRYANSVVVARDGLIYFTDSSTRFSPADFGGTFNASVLDILEQSATGRVIEHDPANGTTRVVARGLSFANGVALSEDEQVLFVAETGRYRVWKIAVSAADINISQGPSAEAQVLLDNLPGYPDNLMRGKEGRIWLGFTKPRSSLVDGMADKPWLRSITFRLPRVLWPLPKPYGHVIAFGEDGRILKDLQYPSGVYPETTSVTESEDRLYIQSLHAKGLGWLGK from the coding sequence ATACGCAACCGAGTCTTCTGGTTCGTTAGTCTCGTGCTGTTGGCGTTCGTGACCTGCCTGCTGGTCTGGCCAGTTCCTGTAAGACCTGTTAGCTATCCCGTGCCGGTGGCACCCAGCTATACGGGCGACCATGCGGTGAACCAAAATCTGGTTGATTTAGAGATCATTGATCTTGGAGCAGAGGAGGGACCGGAACACGTGGCATTCGGACCTGAAGGTAAACTCTACGCCGCTGTAGCGAGCGGAAAGATAGTGCGTATGAATGCTGACGGTTCGATGCAGGAAATCTTCGCCGAAACGGACGGGCGGGTGCTCGGCTTTGCCTTCGATGCTGCGGGTGACCTGATCGCCGCTGACGCAATGAAAGGACTGATAGCGATTGCGCCCAACGGTAAACTGCGCGCCCTGGTAGATAACGTCGCTGGGGACCCGATCCGTTATGCGAATTCGGTGGTGGTCGCGCGCGATGGCCTCATTTACTTCACGGACTCATCAACGCGGTTCAGCCCAGCGGACTTTGGAGGAACCTTTAATGCAAGCGTTCTGGACATCCTTGAGCAGTCGGCGACCGGTCGCGTAATTGAGCACGATCCTGCAAACGGCACGACGCGGGTTGTCGCGCGTGGCCTATCGTTCGCTAACGGCGTCGCGCTGTCCGAAGACGAGCAGGTGCTCTTCGTCGCCGAGACCGGACGTTATCGGGTCTGGAAGATCGCTGTTAGCGCCGCGGATATTAATATCTCACAGGGACCGTCAGCGGAGGCGCAGGTGCTGCTCGACAACCTGCCCGGCTATCCTGACAACCTGATGCGCGGGAAGGAGGGACGCATATGGCTGGGATTCACGAAACCGCGTAGCTCGCTTGTAGACGGGATGGCCGACAAGCCCTGGTTGCGTTCGATAACGTTTCGTCTGCCGCGCGTGTTGTGGCCCCTGCCCAAGCCATATGGCCACGTGATCGCCTTTGGCGAAGACGGCCGCATTCTCAAAGACTTGCAGTATCCATCGGGCGTATACCCGGAAACGACCTCGGTAACCGAGTCGGAGGATCGTTTATACATCCAGAGCTTGCATGCCAAGGGGCTCGGATGGCTGGGCAAATGA